The Sphingomonas sp. G-3-2-10 DNA window GCCACCGCTTCCTGCGCGAGCGGACCGGTGAGGATCGTCCCCATGAAATTGAGCTTGGTATCGTCGGTCGCCGGCCATGTCGGATCGGACAGAAGCACCGACGTCGCTTCGTCGCGCGCGGTGCCCATCATGATCGGAATGTTCTTCGCCAGCGGCGTGGCGACCGGATCGAAGGGGTGGGTGGGCAGCACGGTCCCATCGACCCAGGGCCGATAGGTCAGCAACTGCGCCTTGCCGCCGAACGCCGCGATCAGATCGGCCATCGGCAGGTCGCGCAGCTTTGCGACGTCCGTGGGTTTGAGTTTCAGCGAGGCGAGCACGGCATCGCGCGCGGCGATCGATTCGGCTTCGGTACCCAGACGCGGATCGGAGCCGCTCTGGATGATCGCCTTGTGAAACAGGCCGCTCGCGGCGGGCATCGCGATCAGGCCCGAAATCTTGCCGCCGCCGCCCGACTGGCCGAACAGGGTGACATTGCCCGGATCGCCGCCGAATTGCCCGATATTGGCGCGGACCCATTTGAGCGCGGCGACGATGTCGAGTTGCCCTGCATTGGCGTCGAAATCGCCTTTCGCCTCGGGGCCGAGGTTCAGATAGCCGAAGCCGTTGAGCCGGTGGTTGAGCGTGACGATCACCACGTCCTCGCGCTTCGCCAGCGTGGTGCCGTCATAATATTTGTCGCTGCCCGATCCGAAGCCGAACGCGCCGCCATGCAGCCAGACCATGACCGGCTTCTTCGCTTTCGGCTCGAGGGCGGAGGTCCAGACGTTGAGGACGAGGCAATCCTCGCTCACCGGCAGATCCGAAAAGGCGATGATGAAGCCGGGCATATTGAGCGGCGGCTGGGGGCAGCGATCGCCGAACTTGGTCGCGGGGCGGACGCCCTGCCACGGCGCGACCGGTCGCGGCGCGCGGAAGCGGTTCTGGCCGCCGGTGTCCGCGCCATAATGCACGCCCAGGAAGCTGTGGACGCCGTTCGCGGTGGCGCCGCTCAATCTGCCGGTATCGGTAGTGACGACGGGCGCTCTCTGCGCCAGCGCCGGAGCGGCGGCGAGGGCGAGCGCGGCGGTGGCGGCCAGCAGATGCTTCATCGGTCGGGTCCTCTCGATCGTGCCGGGAGGAAATAGCGCAAACGCCCCGTCCTGTGCGGGCGGGGCGTTTGCCGATTGGCAGCGGAATTGTGCCCTAGCCGAGCAGGCCCGCCTCGGAGCGCG harbors:
- a CDS encoding carboxylesterase/lipase family protein, producing MKHLLAATAALALAAAPALAQRAPVVTTDTGRLSGATANGVHSFLGVHYGADTGGQNRFRAPRPVAPWQGVRPATKFGDRCPQPPLNMPGFIIAFSDLPVSEDCLVLNVWTSALEPKAKKPVMVWLHGGAFGFGSGSDKYYDGTTLAKREDVVIVTLNHRLNGFGYLNLGPEAKGDFDANAGQLDIVAALKWVRANIGQFGGDPGNVTLFGQSGGGGKISGLIAMPAASGLFHKAIIQSGSDPRLGTEAESIAARDAVLASLKLKPTDVAKLRDLPMADLIAAFGGKAQLLTYRPWVDGTVLPTHPFDPVATPLAKNIPIMMGTARDEATSVLLSDPTWPATDDTKLNFMGTILTGPLAQEAVALYKARAPGDKPMHLLASLLGDSMFLWGAVTLAERKTSLGGAPVWMYRTDWRTPVQDGILRSPHGVELPFVFGTVGVSADLVGSGPSQDSMAALMMHVWANFARTGNPNGKGIPAWAPYDERTRTTFIFNDPPSVIHDPDPQIREFWGRVKARK